One part of the Thermodesulfobacterium commune DSM 2178 genome encodes these proteins:
- a CDS encoding tetratricopeptide repeat protein has translation MNLGDKLLYYTERLQHFFDRYLRLILACVVILIGIGILWSGVKYYFAKKEKEAALELLKAVSSPNLIPSLEEVTKKHKNTSAGLISAIILSDYYYQQKNFNKTQELLLILEKKYPEKIKGLVWYYQAKIAESQGKWDQAFELYQKIDQKYPDLQNLILLDLGRAAEKIGKTQIAKECYQKALNQTQDEVLKGIAETKIKNLN, from the coding sequence ATGAACTTAGGAGACAAACTTTTATACTATACAGAACGATTGCAACATTTTTTTGACCGCTATCTAAGGCTTATCTTAGCTTGTGTGGTAATTCTTATAGGTATAGGAATTTTATGGAGTGGGGTTAAATACTATTTTGCTAAAAAAGAAAAAGAAGCTGCTCTTGAACTTTTAAAAGCTGTAAGCAGCCCTAACTTGATACCTTCATTAGAAGAGGTAACCAAAAAACATAAAAACACCTCAGCTGGATTAATATCTGCTATAATCCTCTCAGACTATTACTATCAACAGAAGAATTTTAACAAAACCCAAGAACTTTTACTTATTTTAGAGAAAAAATATCCTGAAAAAATCAAAGGACTTGTTTGGTATTATCAAGCTAAAATAGCCGAATCTCAAGGTAAATGGGACCAAGCCTTCGAACTTTATCAAAAAATCGACCAGAAATATCCTGACCTTCAAAATCTAATATTATTAGACTTAGGTCGGGCGGCTGAAAAAATCGGTAAAACCCAGATAGCTAAAGAGTGTTATCAAAAGGCTCTAAATCAAACTCAAGATGAGGTTTTAAAAGGCATTGCCGAAACCAAAATAAAAAACCTAAACTAA
- the ribD gene encoding bifunctional diaminohydroxyphosphoribosylaminopyrimidine deaminase/5-amino-6-(5-phosphoribosylamino)uracil reductase RibD, producing the protein MKKLSDEFFMKLAIKEAEKGLGYTSPNPVVGAVLVDPVTHTVISKGYHKHYGGPHAEVVAIEKARGRTQGAILYVTLEPCNHHGKTPPCTEKILASGIQKVVCGIRDPNPVAKGGLEFLASKGIEVKAGVLEREVKILTRFFLSRILRKRPWILLKVAASLDGKIATSTGDSKWITGEKARAYAHKLRGMFDAILVGKNTVVKDNPLLTCRLKKGKNPIRIILDTNLSLSLDYKVFQTLDEAQTIIVCQEKVPQEKEKAFQNAGVLVWKLPLKNSKIDLNFLMEKCLEHGINSIMVEGGARVHGSFLEEGLVDEVCYMIGPVIIGDKKGISAIERDPIPTLKEAVRLHDLNVKKLGDSYMFHGYTEQGISLIETPLK; encoded by the coding sequence ATGAAAAAGTTGTCTGACGAATTTTTCATGAAACTTGCTATCAAAGAGGCGGAAAAAGGGTTAGGCTACACTTCTCCTAATCCAGTGGTAGGGGCGGTCCTGGTAGATCCTGTTACTCACACAGTAATCTCCAAAGGTTATCATAAGCACTACGGAGGACCTCATGCAGAAGTAGTAGCCATAGAAAAAGCAAGGGGGAGAACCCAAGGGGCTATCCTTTATGTTACCTTAGAGCCTTGCAACCATCATGGGAAAACCCCTCCGTGCACCGAAAAAATTTTAGCAAGTGGTATCCAAAAGGTGGTCTGTGGAATAAGGGACCCAAACCCTGTAGCTAAAGGAGGCCTTGAGTTTCTTGCTTCAAAAGGAATAGAAGTCAAAGCCGGGGTATTAGAAAGGGAAGTAAAAATTTTAACCCGTTTTTTTCTTAGCAGAATCCTAAGAAAAAGACCCTGGATTTTACTAAAAGTTGCGGCAAGCTTAGACGGCAAAATTGCTACTTCTACCGGTGATTCAAAATGGATAACCGGGGAAAAAGCAAGAGCATACGCCCATAAGCTAAGAGGAATGTTTGATGCCATCCTGGTTGGGAAAAACACGGTAGTTAAAGACAACCCCCTTCTTACCTGCAGGTTAAAAAAAGGAAAAAACCCTATAAGGATTATTCTTGATACCAATCTAAGTCTTAGCTTGGATTATAAGGTCTTTCAAACCTTAGATGAAGCTCAAACGATTATAGTCTGCCAGGAAAAGGTGCCCCAAGAAAAAGAAAAAGCCTTTCAAAACGCAGGGGTTCTCGTTTGGAAACTTCCGTTAAAAAATAGCAAAATAGACCTGAACTTTTTGATGGAAAAATGTTTAGAACATGGTATCAACTCAATAATGGTTGAAGGAGGCGCCAGAGTCCATGGGAGTTTTTTAGAAGAAGGTTTGGTAGATGAGGTCTGTTACATGATCGGCCCTGTGATTATTGGAGATAAAAAAGGAATTTCTGCGATAGAGAGAGATCCAATACCAACTCTTAAAGAGGCTGTACGCCTTCATGACCTAAATGTTAAAAAATTAGGAGACTCTTATATGTTTCATGGGTACACAGAGCAAGGGATTAGTCTTATCGAAACTCCTTTAAAATAG
- a CDS encoding YebC/PmpR family DNA-binding transcriptional regulator — protein sequence MAGHSHWAQIKRKKAAQDAKRGQIFTKLIREIVVAVRTGGSGDPDLNPRLRAAIQAARAANMPKENIERAIKKALGQEEGTNYEEAVFEGYGPGGVAILVHAITDNRRRTVSEVRHIFSKHGGNLAEPGAVSWIFEHKGLIVVPKKDEEKALEIAIEKGAEDTKEYESEVEIITEPSQFEEVKKALEEAGIEILSAKLTLVPKTLVPISDEQTANTLLKLIEALDDNDDVQQVYANFDIPENIMEKLNR from the coding sequence ATGGCTGGACATTCCCATTGGGCACAAATAAAAAGAAAAAAAGCGGCTCAAGATGCTAAAAGAGGTCAAATATTTACTAAACTGATAAGAGAAATCGTGGTTGCTGTAAGGACGGGTGGAAGTGGAGACCCTGATTTAAATCCAAGGTTAAGGGCAGCTATCCAGGCGGCAAGAGCAGCTAACATGCCCAAAGAAAACATCGAAAGGGCCATAAAAAAAGCCTTAGGGCAAGAAGAAGGGACTAATTATGAAGAGGCGGTGTTTGAAGGGTATGGTCCTGGTGGGGTTGCCATCTTGGTCCATGCTATCACCGATAATAGGAGAAGAACTGTTTCTGAGGTAAGACATATTTTTAGTAAACATGGGGGTAATTTGGCAGAGCCAGGGGCAGTTTCTTGGATCTTTGAACACAAAGGATTGATCGTTGTACCTAAAAAGGATGAAGAGAAGGCTTTAGAGATAGCTATAGAAAAAGGGGCAGAGGATACCAAAGAGTATGAAAGTGAGGTCGAAATCATCACAGAACCTTCTCAGTTTGAAGAGGTTAAGAAGGCCTTAGAAGAGGCTGGGATTGAAATCCTTTCTGCCAAGCTTACTTTGGTACCAAAAACTCTTGTTCCTATCTCAGATGAACAAACCGCAAACACCCTCTTAAAACTTATCGAAGCACTGGATGATAACGACGACGTCCAGCAGGTATATGCTAACTTTGATATCCCTGAAAATATCATGGAAAAACTTAATAGATGA
- the ruvA gene encoding Holliday junction branch migration protein RuvA, with amino-acid sequence MFFAVSGVLKTVNPPNKAIIEILQVLSIEVFVPLNLVEPLKTKFIDKPITMYLVSFIRKNEFLELYGFLDKETRELFIKLNTLSKVGPKLALNVLSVFSPEELRQVILEARWKELAKVPGIGPKRAEKLFLELKNLFLKPSLKGITLPPEKEMVLEEAKSCLLSLGFSSKEIDSVLYNVFEEGVTLDELIKRALKELAPSVKEERFD; translated from the coding sequence TTGTTTTTTGCAGTCTCAGGGGTTCTAAAAACTGTAAATCCCCCTAATAAAGCAATCATAGAAATTTTACAGGTTTTATCCATAGAAGTTTTTGTGCCTTTAAACTTGGTAGAGCCGCTTAAAACTAAGTTTATTGATAAACCGATAACCATGTATTTGGTTAGTTTTATAAGAAAAAACGAATTTTTAGAGCTTTATGGATTTTTAGACAAAGAAACCAGAGAGCTTTTTATAAAACTGAACACCCTTTCTAAGGTTGGTCCTAAACTTGCGTTAAACGTACTTTCTGTCTTTTCTCCTGAAGAGCTGAGACAAGTAATCCTCGAAGCACGTTGGAAGGAGCTTGCAAAAGTTCCAGGTATAGGCCCCAAAAGGGCAGAAAAACTGTTTTTAGAACTAAAGAACTTATTTTTAAAACCCAGCCTCAAAGGGATAACCTTACCTCCAGAAAAAGAAATGGTCCTTGAAGAGGCTAAAAGCTGTCTTTTATCCTTAGGATTTAGTTCTAAAGAGATAGATTCTGTTTTGTATAACGTTTTTGAAGAAGGGGTTACCTTAGATGAATTGATAAAAAGGGCTTTAAAGGAACTTGCACCAAGTGTTAAAGAAGAAAGGTTTGACTAA
- a CDS encoding crossover junction endodeoxyribonuclease RuvC, translated as MKILGIDPGLNHLGYACVEKSQQRFKVLTWGTISPPPTLSLPQKLALIFESLKNIINKFSPDYLALEEVYTRGVGNATLKLSQAQALVLLLCGLYNLRFKTFTPKEIKKFLTQNGNAEKQDMVSQIQWLSKHGVLSFVEDFEEDGLDSHKVDALAVALLLGFELGG; from the coding sequence ATGAAAATTTTGGGGATAGACCCTGGGCTCAATCATTTAGGTTATGCCTGTGTGGAAAAATCTCAGCAAAGATTTAAGGTGTTAACCTGGGGGACCATCAGCCCCCCTCCAACCTTATCCCTTCCTCAAAAGCTGGCTTTGATCTTTGAGAGCCTTAAAAATATCATAAATAAATTTTCCCCAGATTATTTGGCGTTAGAAGAGGTTTATACCCGAGGGGTTGGAAATGCTACCCTAAAGCTTTCTCAGGCTCAGGCTTTGGTGTTGCTTCTCTGTGGGCTTTATAATCTTAGGTTTAAAACTTTTACTCCTAAGGAAATAAAAAAGTTTTTGACCCAAAATGGAAATGCTGAAAAACAGGATATGGTTTCTCAAATTCAGTGGTTGAGTAAACACGGGGTTTTATCTTTTGTAGAAGATTTTGAGGAAGATGGGTTAGACTCTCATAAGGTGGATGCCTTAGCAGTGGCTCTTTTACTTGGTTTTGAACTAGGAGGTTAA
- a CDS encoding flavin reductase family protein — MGLQKIITQYLPQGVFIVTSKANDKINGMTAAWVSQVSFRPRLIAVSIAPQRYTYELIKESGFFCLNVLGKGQQDLAKHFGFKSGKNYNKFENIPYTFSLNGMPVLKDAIAYFECGVYGECKAGDHIIVIGEVGDYQILKEGQEPLIFNWDDYFGGLEG, encoded by the coding sequence ATGGGGCTTCAAAAAATAATAACTCAATATCTTCCACAAGGCGTTTTTATCGTTACCTCTAAGGCTAACGATAAGATAAACGGAATGACAGCAGCTTGGGTGTCTCAAGTATCTTTCAGACCAAGACTTATAGCCGTCTCGATTGCTCCTCAAAGGTATACCTATGAACTTATTAAAGAATCTGGATTTTTTTGCCTCAACGTCTTAGGTAAAGGGCAACAGGACCTTGCTAAACACTTTGGGTTTAAAAGCGGAAAAAACTATAATAAGTTCGAAAACATACCTTATACCTTTTCGTTAAACGGGATGCCTGTGTTAAAAGACGCAATAGCTTACTTTGAGTGCGGGGTCTACGGAGAATGTAAGGCAGGAGACCACATCATAGTAATCGGAGAGGTTGGAGATTATCAGATCTTAAAAGAAGGGCAAGAGCCTCTTATTTTTAACTGGGATGATTATTTTGGTGGACTTGAGGGATAG
- a CDS encoding DnaJ family domain-containing protein — translation MSLLIFKKLAEEKIREAMENGEFDHLELKGKPLKLEENPFVPEDLRVVYKILQNAGFLPKEVELRKEISKLEELLEEDLQDAYSKVKKLSTLLFHLNQIRKGPINIPDEYFCKVAEKIKLAKERSKEPTEKKEIDWMKLQTFLYISSLKPRKK, via the coding sequence ATGAGCCTTCTTATTTTTAAAAAGTTGGCCGAAGAAAAAATAAGAGAAGCCATGGAAAACGGAGAGTTTGACCATCTTGAGCTTAAAGGGAAACCCCTTAAACTTGAAGAAAATCCTTTTGTTCCTGAAGACCTAAGGGTAGTCTATAAAATACTTCAAAACGCAGGGTTTCTACCTAAGGAAGTAGAACTCCGAAAAGAGATCTCTAAATTAGAAGAACTTTTAGAGGAAGACTTGCAAGATGCTTATTCAAAGGTTAAGAAACTTTCAACTCTTCTTTTTCATCTAAACCAAATAAGAAAAGGCCCTATAAACATTCCTGACGAATATTTTTGCAAAGTAGCTGAAAAAATCAAGCTGGCTAAAGAACGTAGTAAGGAACCTACAGAAAAAAAAGAAATCGATTGGATGAAACTTCAAACCTTTCTATACATTTCTTCTTTAAAGCCAAGAAAAAAATAA
- the coaE gene encoding dephospho-CoA kinase (Dephospho-CoA kinase (CoaE) performs the final step in coenzyme A biosynthesis.) codes for MKKIAITGGVATGKTTLLNLLRELSCPVFSCDEVVKKLYEQPEIREKIYQLFGTLDKKKILEKIISDEKAKKSLEEVLHPAVKAELKRFFETCRQKGEKVVFVEVPLLFECGWEEMFDEVWVVVCSSKTQQERIKTRSTFPELVLKLASLQFPLEEKAKRAHRLFSSEKPLEVLKEEIKTILKEFR; via the coding sequence ATGAAAAAAATAGCCATTACTGGAGGAGTTGCTACAGGTAAGACCACCTTATTGAACCTTTTACGGGAATTAAGCTGTCCTGTTTTTTCTTGTGATGAGGTAGTAAAAAAACTTTATGAGCAACCTGAGATTAGAGAAAAAATTTACCAGTTGTTTGGGACTTTGGATAAAAAAAAGATTTTAGAAAAAATCATATCAGATGAAAAGGCAAAAAAGTCTTTAGAAGAGGTTTTGCATCCAGCGGTCAAGGCTGAATTAAAAAGATTTTTTGAAACCTGTAGGCAAAAAGGAGAAAAGGTGGTTTTTGTTGAGGTCCCTCTTTTGTTTGAATGTGGATGGGAGGAGATGTTTGATGAGGTTTGGGTGGTTGTTTGTTCCTCAAAAACCCAGCAAGAAAGGATTAAGACAAGGTCAACCTTTCCTGAGTTGGTTTTAAAACTGGCAAGCTTACAATTCCCCTTAGAAGAAAAAGCCAAAAGGGCACATAGGCTTTTTTCTTCAGAAAAACCCTTAGAGGTTCTTAAAGAAGAAATTAAGACTATTTTAAAGGAGTTTCGATAA
- a CDS encoding RluA family pseudouridine synthase — MEEKVLEFKVEEHDGGKRLDVFLKEKISDLSRSRVQELIETSLVLVNGRPVKPSYKIKIQDFIQVKIPKSKPLELNPKDVPFDIIYEDEHIAIINKPAGIVVHPAPGHLDDTLVHGLLKRLKNLSAIGGKIRPGIVHRLDKDTSGLMLVAKNDMSHKLLVEAFKQRLIEKNYLAILYKHLKPQQGKIETFIGRHPTHRKKMAVLKEGRLAVTLYEVKEYLNKACLVVAKPVTGRTHQLRVHFSFLGHPILGDPIYGGLKPDVPKPPRLMLHAFRLKFFHPISNIEMEFEAPIPEDFQVYLSLVKK; from the coding sequence ATGGAAGAAAAAGTGTTAGAATTTAAGGTAGAAGAACATGATGGAGGAAAGAGGTTAGATGTTTTTTTGAAAGAAAAAATTTCAGACTTAAGTCGAAGTAGAGTCCAAGAGTTGATCGAAACATCCTTGGTTTTGGTAAACGGTAGACCAGTAAAACCAAGTTATAAAATCAAAATACAAGACTTTATTCAGGTTAAAATCCCTAAGTCTAAACCTTTAGAGCTTAATCCTAAGGATGTTCCTTTTGACATAATTTACGAGGATGAACATATAGCTATTATCAACAAACCTGCCGGGATTGTCGTTCATCCTGCCCCAGGGCATTTGGACGATACTTTGGTCCATGGCTTATTAAAAAGACTTAAAAATCTCTCAGCCATCGGAGGGAAAATACGTCCTGGGATAGTACACCGTTTAGACAAGGATACCTCAGGTCTTATGCTGGTTGCCAAAAATGACATGTCTCATAAGTTGCTGGTAGAGGCTTTTAAACAAAGATTGATAGAGAAAAACTATTTAGCTATTCTCTACAAACATCTTAAACCCCAGCAAGGTAAAATAGAAACCTTTATCGGACGCCATCCTACCCACAGAAAAAAGATGGCAGTTCTGAAAGAAGGAAGGCTTGCTGTTACTTTATATGAGGTAAAAGAGTATCTTAACAAAGCATGTCTAGTTGTTGCCAAACCTGTTACCGGAAGAACCCATCAACTAAGGGTTCATTTTTCTTTTTTAGGGCACCCAATCCTGGGAGACCCTATCTATGGAGGGTTAAAACCTGATGTTCCTAAACCACCAAGGTTGATGCTTCATGCCTTTCGGTTAAAATTTTTCCACCCTATCTCAAACATAGAGATGGAATTTGAAGCCCCTATCCCTGAAGATTTTCAAGTTTATTTAAGCCTGGTTAAAAAATGA